One Sebastes umbrosus isolate fSebUmb1 chromosome 6, fSebUmb1.pri, whole genome shotgun sequence DNA window includes the following coding sequences:
- the trappc6b gene encoding trafficking protein particle complex subunit 6b, producing the protein MADEAPFQFLHNEVIQYIYKSADNGETESGRNIAKLENMGFRVGQGLIERLTKDTARFKDELDIMKFVCKDFWTCVFKKQIDNLRTNHQGIYVLQDNKFRLLSQLSAGKQYLEQAPKYLAFTCGLVRGALSNLGVKSIVTAEVSIMPACKFQIMIQKSSN; encoded by the exons atggCAGACGAAGCTCCTTTCCAGTTTCTACACAACGAAGTGATTCAGTACATTTACAAGTCAGCTGACAACGGAGAGACG GAGAGTGGAAGAAATATCGCCAAACTGGAGAATATGGGCTTCAGAGTCGGTCAGGGTCTAATAGAGAG ACTAACAAAAGACACGGCACGGTTCAAAGACGAGCTGGACATCATGAAGTTCGTCTGTAAAGACTTCTGGACCTGCGTGTTCAAGAAGCAAATTGACAACCTTCGAACCAATCACCAG GGCATCTACGTTCTCCAGGACAACAAGTTCCGATTACTGAGTCAGCTGTCGGCTGGGAAACAGTATCTGGAACAAGCCCCAAAG tATCTGGCGTTCACCTGTGGTCTGGTGAGAGGAGCTCTGTCCAACCTGGGAGTGAAGAGTATCGTGACCGCCGAGGTGTCCATCATGCCTGCGT GTAAATtccagatcatgatccagaAATCCAGCAACTAG
- the LOC119490024 gene encoding guanylin-like: MKTIICVSVLLIVLCRSSSAVTVTEGDFHFSLESVKALRTLMTGDDEELRLVEAKAAAVCSHPALPEDFRALCLRKDAGASLARLALVATHADACEICESVACTGC, encoded by the exons ATGAAGACCATCATCTGTGTGTCAGTCCTCCTCATAGTTTTGTGCCGGTCCTCCAGCGCGGTGACTGTCACG GAGGGAGACTTTCACTTCTCTCTGGAGTCAGTGAAGGCACTGAGGACTCTGATGACTGGAGATGATGAGGAGCTCCGGCTGGTGGAGGCCaaagcagcagctgtgtgttcTCACCCGGCTCTGCCCGAAGACTTCAGAGCTCTGTGTTTGAGGAAAGACGCTGGAGCATCTCTGGCCAGGCTGG CATTGGTGGCTACCCACGCTGATGCCTGTGAGATCTGTGAGTCTGTTGCCTGCACTGGCTGTTGA
- the LOC119490160 gene encoding putative beta-lactamase-like 1: MKVKWTMLGMVVFFLLSVVMTCSFIWQYRKTKLNREVVVNQTPVEQMCPLFPEPVPLKHPITSLRVALERIDVLLKTRVHAARLPAISAIVVLNDSVLWNGNFGKKNGSDPFSSPPNEYTVYRIASLSKIFPTLMLYKLWEDGVVESLDDPLEKYADNFTIKDPLWKGGGPASSSARTLGHRYPALSLRRMASQLSGLPRRLRSTNLLWSGDTEAALNLLQDDILVADPGTKCHYSNVAFSLLANVLAKKVTGSDFESWVSKNVLERLSMEDTGFSLTPSIQRQMAVGVYSNGQPAPLYNLGWYRPAGQMYSTAADMAKLMMALLGAYGGTLLRQDTMNTMLTPVFKCHSGYFANSTGTPWEINEQFGYDVVRKDGDLDGYAATLSLVPRLKLGLVVLMAGVRPADQDLVRQAYSYLIPAVERAFRDARRTLRPPPDPAPYVGFFTYKNMTFYEIKVDSDGVLVMQQFGPQVDTTVPIKYRTIRLDYLQDRVFRVVFESPYPCKLKVNSASVSLEAQDRQLFNFYLFNEKGVSPGFDSPGLNTYWVTRIAGRPFFTS, encoded by the exons ATGAAGGTGAAATGGACCATGCTGGGCATGGTTGTCTTCTTTCTGCTCTCCGTGGTCATGACCTGCAGCTTCATATGGCAGTATAGGAAGACAAAGCTGAATAGAG AAGTGGTTGTAAATCAAACACCAGTTGAGCAGATGTGCCCTCTCTTTCCTGAACCAGTGCCCCTCAAACATCCCATCACATCACTGAGGGTGGCCTTAGAAAGG ATAGATGTACTCCTGAAGACGCGCGTTCACGCCGCCAGGCTGCCAGCAATATCAGCCATCGTGGTTTTAAACGACTCTGTTCTGTGGAATGGAAACTTTGGCAAGAAGAACGGAAGCGACCCCTTCTCTTCACCACCCAACGAGTACACAGTGTACAG AATTGCAAGCCTCTCTAAGATCTTCCCCACACTGATGCTATACAAGCTGTGGGAGGACGGCGTGGTGGAATCTCTGGACGACCCTCTGGAGAAATATGCGGACAACTTCACCATTAAGGACCCGCTGTGGAAAGGTGGGGGACCGGCGTCCTCGTCAGCCAGGACCCTCGGCCACCGCTATCCTGCACTCAGCCTGCGCAGGATGGCCAGCCAGCTCTCTG GGTTACCCAGAAGATTAAGGTCAACTAATCTTCTTTGGAGCGGAGACACAGAGGCAGCCCTTAATTTGTTACAGGATGATATCCTCGTGGCAGATCCAGGCACCAA ATGCCACTACAGCAATGTTGCTTTTTCCTTATTGGCCAACGTCTTGGCCAAGAAGGTGACTGGCTCCGACTTTGAGAGCTGGGTGTCCAAAAATGTTCTGGAGCGGCTCAGCATGGAGGACACAGGTTTCAGCTTAACTCCGTCCATTCAGAGGCAGATGGCTGTGGGTGTGTACAGCAATGGCCAGCCAGCTCCCCTCTACAACCTCGGCTGGTACCGACCTGCAGGCCAAATGTATTCCACAGCAGCTGACATGGCCAAGCTCATGATGGCTCTTCTCGGCGCATACGGCGGGACCCTGCTCCGCCAGgacaccatgaacaccatgcTAACCCCGGTCTTCAAATGCCACAGCGGCTACTTCGCTAACTCCACCGGCACACCGTGGGAGATCAACGAGCAGTTTGGTTATGACGTGGTGAGGAAGGACGGCGACCTGGACGGTTATGCGGCCACCCTCTCCCTGGTGCCACGGCTCAAACTGGGACTGGTGGTCCTGATGGCCGGGGTTCGGCCTGCAGACCAGGACCTTGTGAGACAGGCCTACAGCTATCTCATCCCCGCAGTAGAGAGAGCTTTCAGGGACGCTCGACGAACTCTCAGACCGCCGCCCGACCCAGCTCCATATGTGGGCTTTTTCACCTACAAGAATATGACTTTCTATGAGATTAAGGTGGACTCAGATGGGGTGCTGGTGATGCAGCAGTTTGGACCACAGGTGGACACAACTGTCCCAATCAAGTACCGAACTATTCGGCTGGATTACCTGCAGGACAGGGTGTTCAGGGTAGTGTTTGAGAGCCCGTACCCTTGCAAGCTGAAGGTTAACAGCGCCTCCGTCTCCCTGGAGGCACAGGACAGACAGCTCTTCAACTTTTACCTCTTCAACGAGAAAGGTGTGTCGCCAGGGTTTGATTCCCCTGGACTCAACACTTACTGGGTGACAAGGATAGCTGGCAGACCATTCTTTACTTCATAA